In Gammaproteobacteria bacterium, the sequence ATTGGGCCGAGCCGCATGCGACCATTAGCCCGAGCGGAACGCGGATTATGTTCGCGAGTTCGTGGGGGGATAGTCGGCCGGATGGGCAGCATCCGGTGGTGAATGTGTATGTGGTGGAGTTGCCGGGGTATAAGCCGTAACGATCGTACCGCGCACTCCTTACTTTGATGTCAAAGGGGCCTGCCGCTTAACGCGGAGGCCCCTTTTGTTTGGCCGCGCCAAAATACTCGGTCATAGAGCACAACACCGACACCAGATATAATCGCGCCCGTCTCCATGACCTCCCCCAGGCACTACTCGAAAAAAAATGAGTCGCCGCCGCAATGACCTGACCCGCGCGGTCGTTTTGTCATGCAAAGGGGCAGCCGAAGGCGATCTCAACGTTGTCCGTTCGCTCGGCCGCGAAGGCGTGCCGATCACCGTCATCGCCGAGTACGACGGTGCACCGGCCGCGCGTTCGCGCTACTGCGACGAACACATCCTGTTGCCGCGCTTCACACGTAATCCGGAAATCCTACAAAATTTTCTGATCGATTACGCTCGGCAACAAACCGACCGGCCGGTGCTCATACCAACCGCCGATCCCGATTTACTTCTGGTGTCGGCACTACGCACCGAGATCGAACCGTTCTATCACTTGCCGCTGGCGAGCGCGGCGTTGGTCGATGTACTGACCGATAAACGCAAGTTCGCTAGCTTTGCAGTCGAGCACGGCATGCCAGTGCCGGCGACCCACACGCCGCTAGATAAAGACCAGCTGTACCGAGTCCTACCGACGCTGGAGTACCCCGTGGTCGTAAAACCATCGCATCCACAGGCATGGCCGGCAGACGTATTCGAGCATCTGGGCGACAACAAGAAAGCGCTGATCCTGCCGAACGATAGCGCGCTTCACCAAGCCTGCGCCGAATTATTTGAGCGCAACCTACCCTTCTTGATTCAGGAATACATTCCCGGCGGCGACGAGGAACACTACGAGCTACATGTTTATCTCGATGCCAGCTCGACACCACGCGCCTGGTTTTGCGGACAAAAAGTCCGTATCTGGCCACCGCATGCCGGTAGCGGCTGCTACGTCGAAAGTCGCTACATCGAATTGATGGTCGATGCCGGTCTGCAGCTGCTACGTGAGATCGGTTTTACCGGCCTCGCCAATCTCGACTTCAAGCGCCATCCGATTTCCGGAGAATTCAAGCTGCTCGAGATCAACCCGCGTGTCAGCCAGTGGAACATTCTCGGCAGCGCCTGTGGCGTCAACCTGCCCTATCTCGCTTATTGCCATGCTACCGGCCACAAACTGCCGTCGTTTGCTCGACAACGGGAAGGCACCCGCTATGTCAATTTAAAAAACGACTTGAAAGCATTCCGCTGTTATCGGCGTACCGGTGAATGGACACTCGCGCGCTATCTGCGGTCGCTGCTGCACATCAGCAACGTGCATCAATATTTCGCCGTCGATGACTTGCGGCCATTCGTGCATGAGCTGCGCGGTTCGATCACCGGCCTAGCTCGGCGCCTATGGTCACGGTTACGCTGACAGTCAGCATGCGCTACTTGCAAAAGGCAGCCGAGTTACACCGACGCTACGGTCTGACGGGTTTAGGGCGGCGCCTGCTCGAACGTGCGTTCGCCAGTGTGCGAACACGGCTTTATCAGCTGCGACCGGAAGTGATTTTAAAGACGCAAATCGCCAAGCTGCCGACGCTGAAGACGCCTGCTCGTTTGACGATCAGCGCGCTGCAGGCGCGCGACCTCGCCGCGTTACGGCTATTCATTCGCGATCATAATTCCGATGCGTCCAACGGATTGCGCCGGTTGCGATACAGCCTGGACCACCGCTACAGCGGACTGATCGGCCGGCTCGATGGCCGCATCGTCGGTTACGGCTGGTGGACCGACAACACCGCGCCGCATCCACAAGCGCAGCTACACGCGTTGGCGCTCGGTGAGCGCGATGTGTTCGCATTCGATCTGTTTATCGCACCGTCACTACGCGGCCGCCACACCGGGTTGGAATTTCTGGCGATGTCGCAAAAACATTTGCTGGATCTGGGCTACGCCTACGCTTACGTCAACATCGTCGCCGCCAATCGGCGTTCGATATGGGTGCACCATCAAGCCGGCTGGAAGGACTACGATCGCCGCAAAGTACGGATCTGGTGCTCGGCGATTATGCAATGCCAGGATCGCTTTCGACGTTACGATCCGCGCTGGTTCTGAAGCAATTATCTGTGGTGCTGAATGCGCTGCTTGACCGCGCGCACATGTTTGACCACCGAACCGATCCCGCGCCCGAGCGAAGTCGTCGCGAAAACTCCGGAAACCAAACAACGGCGTTCCACCCAAAGACCGTCGATAAACGAGCCCTCTTCGGCGCCGCTGTCTACGTAGTTCAATTCGCCGAACAACGTCGGCGCTTGTCGAATAAATTCGATCTCGTTCAGCAATCCGGGCGCGGCGCGCCCGTAGCTCGGATCCCAACCGAGCTTGAAAGCGAAGCCGGTGTCGCCGGAGATGAGATTGCTGCTCGATGCGATCACCTGGTCATTCGACATAAGCTCGGTGAAAAATGCGTGTCCAACGGCAGCGAAGCTCTGCATCATCTCGGTAAAAAACGCCTCGTGTCCGTGGCGCGCCTTCAACGACGACCCACGTTCACCCTTCCACCCTAAATGCTCCAGCTGCAACATCCGATCGATGGTGGCATCGTCGATGTCACGACCTATCCGGGCACGCCAGCCGACACTACCGCTTTCTTCCAGGCGGCGGCGCAGGCGGCGAAACTCGCTGCGGCGATGCGGCGGAAATTGCGTGTCGAGATAACCGTCGCCGGCTTTGGCCGGCGAGAGTATCGCCCGCTGTGTACGTTCGTACTCGCTCCAGACCGCGCTGCGTTCAGCGGCAACCCGCTGCATCAACCGATCGATCTCACCGTCGCCGGACCGATTCATGAACTCGACGCCGTGCCAACCGTGCTCGGATGCACAAAAAAAATTGAAGAAACTCCGTACCGCCTCGACTGCTAATTCCGCATCGACCAGCAAACCGGTAAGAAACGTATGCGGACAACGGTAAGCGACTAGACGACGCAGCGGGAATCGACGCAACGGCCCCTGCTCCTCGAACACACCGACGCCGATCAAACGATCGATGGCGGCGATTTGTGCAAACACTAGAACGATAAAAGGCGCGGACGAACTGCTGAGGTGACGCAACGCGGGTAAGACAAAA encodes:
- a CDS encoding ATP-grasp domain-containing protein — protein: MSRRRNDLTRAVVLSCKGAAEGDLNVVRSLGREGVPITVIAEYDGAPAARSRYCDEHILLPRFTRNPEILQNFLIDYARQQTDRPVLIPTADPDLLLVSALRTEIEPFYHLPLASAALVDVLTDKRKFASFAVEHGMPVPATHTPLDKDQLYRVLPTLEYPVVVKPSHPQAWPADVFEHLGDNKKALILPNDSALHQACAELFERNLPFLIQEYIPGGDEEHYELHVYLDASSTPRAWFCGQKVRIWPPHAGSGCYVESRYIELMVDAGLQLLREIGFTGLANLDFKRHPISGEFKLLEINPRVSQWNILGSACGVNLPYLAYCHATGHKLPSFARQREGTRYVNLKNDLKAFRCYRRTGEWTLARYLRSLLHISNVHQYFAVDDLRPFVHELRGSITGLARRLWSRLR
- a CDS encoding GNAT family N-acetyltransferase gives rise to the protein MGMVLGKQQVVISSPALSIRVSRVHCDDIDAQTIAQWDQLEQHALEKNAYLSHRFVLPALRHLSSSSAPFIVLVFAQIAAIDRLIGVGVFEEQGPLRRFPLRRLVAYRCPHTFLTGLLVDAELAVEAVRSFFNFFCASEHGWHGVEFMNRSGDGEIDRLMQRVAAERSAVWSEYERTQRAILSPAKAGDGYLDTQFPPHRRSEFRRLRRRLEESGSVGWRARIGRDIDDATIDRMLQLEHLGWKGERGSSLKARHGHEAFFTEMMQSFAAVGHAFFTELMSNDQVIASSSNLISGDTGFAFKLGWDPSYGRAAPGLLNEIEFIRQAPTLFGELNYVDSGAEEGSFIDGLWVERRCLVSGVFATTSLGRGIGSVVKHVRAVKQRIQHHR